A genomic stretch from Salarias fasciatus chromosome 18, fSalaFa1.1, whole genome shotgun sequence includes:
- the aldh9a1b gene encoding 4-trimethylaminobutyraldehyde dehydrogenase B: MLRRLAAVPRPLAAAARSLSSGSVRITEPLNFWAGKRREGQKDNKEPVYEPSTGLVLCHLEPCGAAEVDQAVRAAKSAFGHWSRMSGMERARIMIEAAHMIESRREEIARLEVVNNGKSITEARLDVDSARLCIEYYAGLSSTMAGQHVQLPGGSFAYTRREPLGVCAGIGAWNYPFQIAAWKSAPALACGNSMVFKPSPVTPVTAVMLAEIFTQAGAPDGLLNVVQGGQETGRLLCHHPDVAKVSFTGSVPTGQKIMEMASKGVKPVTLELGGKSPLLIFQDSDLENAVKGALMANFLSQGQVCSNGTRVFVHKDILPEFLREVVARTKAIEIGDPLLESTRMGALVSRPHLSKVLAFVEQAKREGATVLCGGEPYVPSDPKLRGGYYMTPCVLGDCRDEMTCVKEEIFGPVMSVLSFETEEEVLRRANDTTMGLAAGVFTRDVRRAHRVVEQLKAGSCFINNYNVTPVEVPFGGFKMSGIGRENGQVTIEYYSQLKTVFVEMGDVDSLF; encoded by the exons ATGCTCCGGAGGCTGGCCGCCGTCCCCCGGCCCCTAGCGGCCGCTGCGCGGAGCTTGTCTTCGGGTTCGGTGAGGATCACGGAGCCGCTCAACTTCTGGGCTGGAAAGCGGAGAGAAGGCCAGAAAGACAACAAGGAGCCTGTTTATGAACCGTCAACCG GGCTCGTCCTGTGCCACCTGGAGCCGTGCGGCGCTGCAGAGGTGGACCAAGCCGTGCGGGCTGCCAAGTCGGCCTTTGGTCACTGGAGCAGAATGTCTGGGATGGAAAGGGCGAGAATCATGATAGAAGCTGCTCATATGATTGAG agcaggagagaggagattGCCCGACTGGAAGTGGTGAACAATGGGAAGTCCATCACAGAGGCCCGTCTGGACGTGGACTCGGCCAGACTGTGTATCGAGTACTACGCAGGCCTGTCCAGCACCATGGCAG GCCAGCATGTCCAGCTGCCCGGAGGGTCGTTTGCTTACACCCGCCGGGAGCCTCTGGGGGTCTGCGCCGGCATCGGGGCCTGGAATTACCCCTTTCAGATCGCTGCATGGAAGTCTGCTCCGGCCCTGGCCTGTG GGAACTCCATGGTGTTCAAACCCTCCCCGGTGACGCCGGTGACGGCCGTCATGCTGGCAGAGATCTTCACGCAGGCCGGCGCTCCGGACGGGCTGCTGAACGTGGTGCAGGGCGGCCAGGAGACCGGCAGGCTGCTGTGCCACCACCCTGACGTGGCGAAGGTCTCCTTCACTGGCAGCGTCCCCACAGGACAGAAG aTTATGGAAATGGCTTCTAAAGGAGTGAAGCCGGTGACTCTGGAGCTTGGAGGGAAATCTCCACTGCTCATCTTTCAGGACAGTGATCTGGAGAACGCCGTGAAGGGAGCCCTCATGGCCAACTTCCTGTCTCAAGGCCAG GTCTGCAGCAACGGTACCCGAGTGTTTGTCCATAAAGACATACTGCCCGAGTTTTTGAGGGAGGTGGTGGCGAGGACCAAGGCCATTGAAATCGGCGACCCGCTGTTAGAGAGCACCCGCATGGGCGCGCTGGTCAGCCGGCCACATCTCAGCAAAGTGTTGGCGTTTGTCGAGCAAGCCAAGCGTGAG GGAGCCACGGTGCTGTGTGGGGGTGAACCGTACGTCCCATCAGACCCAAAACTCCGAGGCGGATACTACATGACTCCCTGCGTCCTCG GTGACTGCAGGGATGAAATGACCTGCGTGAAGGAGGAGATCTTTGGTCCGGTCATGTCCGTGTTGTCCTTTGAGACTGAGGAGGAAGTCCTGCGGAGAGCCAACGACACCACGATGGGTCTGGCCGCCGGAGTTTTCACCAG agaTGTGAGGCGAGCCCATCGTGTGGTGGAGCAGCTCAAAGCAGGCTCCTGCTTCATTAACAACTACAACGTCACGCCTGTGGAGGTGCCGTTCGGAGGCTTCAAGATGTCAG GCATCGGGAGGGAGAACGGCCAGGTGACCATCGAGTACTACTCTCAGCTGAAGACGGTGTTTGTGGAGATGGGAGACGTGGACAGCCTCTTCTAG
- the zte38 gene encoding zebrafish testis-expressed 38: MSSMEMMVKQQEATAEWKNFFPNGLKSKQESLLFVKRMMAVTVSYITYLRGIFPEEAYRSKYLEDICLKILRENCKTMAANKMVKWMMGCFDALEKQYLQVVYIGVYTNPDEPDCIIESYLLKIRYSAQGPELNVVRKDGAEMQVTMGETKKASVVLIRKLLLLMQNLNPLPDNVYLNMKLYYYDDITPVDYQPPGFQEAQCDSLWFEGHAVHFKVGKVQTAFHCFSVDVLAEQGRVEKLQTGTQKRDGGGISPNGDTMKDPSGKIPDDKDLPSEDESAQFKKPRTCVRKAPGKTLRKKRL; encoded by the exons ATGTCTTCAATGGAAATGATGGTGAAACAACAGGAGGCCACGGCTGAG tgGAAAAACTTTTTTCCAAATGGCTTGAAATCCAAGCAGGAGTCTCTGCTCTTTGTGAAGAGGATGATGGCTGTGACCGTGTCCTACATCACCTACCTCCGAGGGATCTTCCCCGAGGAGGCCTACAGGTCCAAATACCTGGAAG ATATATGCCTCAAGATTTTGCGGGAAAACTGCAAAACCATGGCCGCAAACAAAATGGTGAAATG GATGATGGGCTGCTTTGACGCATTAGAAAAGCAATAT CTCCAGGTCGTGTACATCGGG GTCTACACCAATCCGGACGAACCAGAC TGCATTATTGAATCCTACCTGCTGAAGATCAGATACTCTGCCCAGGGCCCGGAGCTGAATGTCGTCAG GAAGGACGGTGCAGAGATGCAGGTGACGATGGGGGAAACCAAGAAAGCCTCTGTGGTGCTGATCAGGAAGCTCCTCCTGCTCATGCAGAACCTGAACCCCCTCCCCGACAACGTCTACCTCAACATGAAGCTTTACTACTACGACGACA TCACCCCGGTCGACTACCAGCCGCCGGGCTTCCAGGAGGCCCAGTGCGACAGCCTGTGGTTCGAAGGCCATGCCGTGCACTTCAAGGTGGGCAAGGTGCAGACGGCCTTCCACTGCTTCAGCGTGGACGTGTTGGCGGAGCAGGGCCgggtggagaagctgcagacggGGACCCAGAAGAGAGACGGCGGGGGGATCTCTCCGAACGGAGACACGATGAAG GATCCCAGTGGGAAAATACCTGACGACAAAGATTTACCCTCAGAGGATG AATCGGCACAGTTCAAGAAACCAAGGACTTGTGTG AGAAAAGCGCCTGGAAAAACTCTGAGGAAGAAAAGACTTTAG